One genomic window of Halictus rubicundus isolate RS-2024b chromosome 12, iyHalRubi1_principal, whole genome shotgun sequence includes the following:
- the Atg1 gene encoding serine/threonine-protein kinase unc-51-like protein Atg1 isoform X2, translating into MEIVGDYEYNTKDLIGHGAFAVVFRGRHRKKPNFVVAIKSITKKSLAKSQNLLGKEIKILKESNHYVFLVMEYCNGGDLADYLSAKGTLSEDTIRVFLKQLAGAMKALHAKGVVHRDLKPQNILLSHNCGKACPQPHQITLKIADFGFARFLQDGVMAATLCGSPMYMAPEVIMSLQYDAKADLWSLGTIVFQCLTGKAPFQAHTPQALKLFYEKNANLGPKIPPGTSPELSDLLMGLLRRNARDRIPFDEFFGHAFLQGARESPSPVPTELPAPPGTLVIQEGAAAVTRSEPETTSPCSSPEDDYVLVPSDLSSDTDNNPNTQQVKYVKQTSREAVSPPRPCFLPISEPIPVPSQRSIAQPSSPSTNTRSGSSVVPRSQPISMKRSVDSHRSHAPDIGSLSPPSVQFVIGTPPSRRLSETPPPPNTWHVSPVARYSHASSGTSPLRRSTGNNSASSPLLTGPLAVLGSPTSRAFQDNNNTLRHSPVIPFGTRAVTLPEISEAGSFQNLLPDINSTIKDDRPLTFIAPELPEETLLEREHSEILAKLNFVVALCECVCEVARTRAGPLGAPLGGIEQASNAATRRRAEQVILLVRALQWLSSGLSLATQQLKAGRLQPTASVKDVVNTMNEKFRSCLAECKQLNSAGLLHQTGATADKILYNHAIQMCQSAALDELFGNPAECFQRYHTAQILLHSLSQHVSHSQDRALLIKYKDAVEKRLYVLQQQGYIYATDPT; encoded by the exons ATGGAAATCGTCGGCGACTACGAGTACAACACGAAAGATCTGATAGGCCACGGCGCATTCGCCGTAGTCTTCAGAGGTAGACATCGTAAA AAACCAAATTTTGTAGTGGCAATCAAAAGTATTACCAAGAAGAGTCTAGCAAAGTCACAGAATCTTCTTGGGAAAGAGATCAAGATTTTAAAG GAGTCTAATCATTATGTCTTCCTGGTTATGGAATATTGTAACGGAGGAGATTTAGCAGACTATTTAAGTG cAAAAGGCACTCTCTCCGAGGACACTATCAGAGTGTTTTTAAAGCAATTAGCAGGTGCAATGAAAGCACTACATGCCAAAGGTGTAGTCCACAGGGATCTGAAGCCCCAAAACATTTTGCTCAGTCACAATTGTGGTAAAGCGTGTCCACAGCCACATCAAATAACTTTAAAGATCG CGGATTTTGGTTTTGCTAGGTTTTTACAAGACGGCGTAATGGCTGCAACGTTATGCGGATCACCAATGTATATGGCTCCCGAAGTTATAATGTCGCTCCAGTACGACGCGAAAGCAGATCTTTGGTCCTTAGGAACAATTGTCTTTCAGTGTCTTACTGGGAAAGCGCCATTTCAAGCTCATACGCCTCAAgctttaaaattgttttatgaaaaaaatgcaAATCTTGGACCTAA GATTCCACCTGGAACCTCGCCTGAATTGTCAGATCTTTTAATGGGTCTTTTGAGGCGCAACGCCAGGGATCGTATACCTTTCGACGAATTTTTTGGACATGCTTTCCTTCAAGGTGCTAGAGAAAGCCCTAGTCCAGTTCCTACGGAGCTTCCCGCTCCTCCAGGAACTTTGGTGATCCAGGAAGGAGCAGCAGCTGTAACAAGATCAGAACCAGAGACAACAAGTCCGTGCTCGAGTCCTGAAGATGACTATGTGCTGGTACCAAGTGATCTCAGCAGCGACACAGACAATAATCCTAATACGCAACAAGTTAA GTATGTCAAGCAAACAAGTAGGGAAGCGGTAAGTCCACCAAGGCCCTGCTTCTTACCCATTTCGGAACCCATTCCCGTACCATCTCAGAGAAGTATAGCTCAGCCGTCATCTCCTTCTACTAATACAAGATCTGGGAGCAGCGTCGTTCCACGTTCTCAACCAATCAGTATGAAACGTAGCGTGGATTCGCATAGGAGTCATGCTCCTGATATAGGCTCTCTCAGTCCACCCAGTGTTCAATTCGTGATTGGCACACCACCCAGCAGACG ATTAAGCGAGACACCTCCACCACCAAACACATGGCACGTTAGTCCTGTTGCAAGGTACTCGCATGCTTCCAGTGGAACATCGCCGTTAAGACGTTCAACTGGAAACAACAGTGCATCCTCGCCGCTACTAACAGGGCCGTTGGCAGTGTTAGGTTCGCCTACATCGAGAGCATTTCAGGATAATAACAACACGTTGAGGCATTCACCCGTTATACCTTTTGGTACAAGAGCTGTTACTCTTCCTGAAATATCTG AGGCAGGTAGTTTCCAAAACCTTCTACCAGACATCAATTCTACGATAAAGGATGACCGCCCTCTAACGTTTATCGCTCCCGAGCTCCCGGAGGAAACGCTCTTAGAACGAGAACACAGCGAAATATTAGCGAAGTTGAACTTTGTTGTTGCGTTGTGCGAATGTGTGTGCGAAGTAGCACGAACTAGAGCAGGTCCGTTGGGTGCGCCTTTAGGTGGTATCGAGCAAGCAAGCAACGCGGCGACAAGAAGAAGGGCCGAACAAGTCATTCTACTTGTTCGTGCTCTTCAATGGCTCAGTTCTGGATTAAGTCTTGCGACGCAACAACTCAAAGCTGGCAGGTTACAACCGACTGCCAGCGTTAAAGACG TTGTGAACACAATGAACGAAAAATTCAGATCGTGTCTCGCGGAATGCAAACAGCTGAACAGCGCTGGACTTCTTCATCAGACAGGAGCTACAGCTGACAAAATCCTTTATAATCATGCTATACAAATG TGTCAGTCGGCAGCGTTGGATGAACTGTTTGGTAATCCCGCGGAATGCTTCCAGCGGTATCATACGGCACAGATATTGCTACATTCTTTATCACAGCATGTCAGTCACAGTCAAGATAGAGCTCTCCttattaaat ATAAAGATGCTGTGGAGAAACGCTTGTACGTACTTCAGCAGCAAGGTTACATTTACGCAACAGATCCTACATAG
- the Atg1 gene encoding serine/threonine-protein kinase unc-51-like protein Atg1 isoform X1, whose protein sequence is MEIVGDYEYNTKDLIGHGAFAVVFRGRHRKKPNFVVAIKSITKKSLAKSQNLLGKEIKILKELTELHHENVVALLDCKESNHYVFLVMEYCNGGDLADYLSAKGTLSEDTIRVFLKQLAGAMKALHAKGVVHRDLKPQNILLSHNCGKACPQPHQITLKIADFGFARFLQDGVMAATLCGSPMYMAPEVIMSLQYDAKADLWSLGTIVFQCLTGKAPFQAHTPQALKLFYEKNANLGPKIPPGTSPELSDLLMGLLRRNARDRIPFDEFFGHAFLQGARESPSPVPTELPAPPGTLVIQEGAAAVTRSEPETTSPCSSPEDDYVLVPSDLSSDTDNNPNTQQVKYVKQTSREAVSPPRPCFLPISEPIPVPSQRSIAQPSSPSTNTRSGSSVVPRSQPISMKRSVDSHRSHAPDIGSLSPPSVQFVIGTPPSRRLSETPPPPNTWHVSPVARYSHASSGTSPLRRSTGNNSASSPLLTGPLAVLGSPTSRAFQDNNNTLRHSPVIPFGTRAVTLPEISEAGSFQNLLPDINSTIKDDRPLTFIAPELPEETLLEREHSEILAKLNFVVALCECVCEVARTRAGPLGAPLGGIEQASNAATRRRAEQVILLVRALQWLSSGLSLATQQLKAGRLQPTASVKDVVNTMNEKFRSCLAECKQLNSAGLLHQTGATADKILYNHAIQMCQSAALDELFGNPAECFQRYHTAQILLHSLSQHVSHSQDRALLIKYKDAVEKRLYVLQQQGYIYATDPT, encoded by the exons ATGGAAATCGTCGGCGACTACGAGTACAACACGAAAGATCTGATAGGCCACGGCGCATTCGCCGTAGTCTTCAGAGGTAGACATCGTAAA AAACCAAATTTTGTAGTGGCAATCAAAAGTATTACCAAGAAGAGTCTAGCAAAGTCACAGAATCTTCTTGGGAAAGAGATCAAGATTTTAAAG GAACTAACAGAATTACATCATGAAAATGTTGTTGCATTATTGGACTGTAAG GAGTCTAATCATTATGTCTTCCTGGTTATGGAATATTGTAACGGAGGAGATTTAGCAGACTATTTAAGTG cAAAAGGCACTCTCTCCGAGGACACTATCAGAGTGTTTTTAAAGCAATTAGCAGGTGCAATGAAAGCACTACATGCCAAAGGTGTAGTCCACAGGGATCTGAAGCCCCAAAACATTTTGCTCAGTCACAATTGTGGTAAAGCGTGTCCACAGCCACATCAAATAACTTTAAAGATCG CGGATTTTGGTTTTGCTAGGTTTTTACAAGACGGCGTAATGGCTGCAACGTTATGCGGATCACCAATGTATATGGCTCCCGAAGTTATAATGTCGCTCCAGTACGACGCGAAAGCAGATCTTTGGTCCTTAGGAACAATTGTCTTTCAGTGTCTTACTGGGAAAGCGCCATTTCAAGCTCATACGCCTCAAgctttaaaattgttttatgaaaaaaatgcaAATCTTGGACCTAA GATTCCACCTGGAACCTCGCCTGAATTGTCAGATCTTTTAATGGGTCTTTTGAGGCGCAACGCCAGGGATCGTATACCTTTCGACGAATTTTTTGGACATGCTTTCCTTCAAGGTGCTAGAGAAAGCCCTAGTCCAGTTCCTACGGAGCTTCCCGCTCCTCCAGGAACTTTGGTGATCCAGGAAGGAGCAGCAGCTGTAACAAGATCAGAACCAGAGACAACAAGTCCGTGCTCGAGTCCTGAAGATGACTATGTGCTGGTACCAAGTGATCTCAGCAGCGACACAGACAATAATCCTAATACGCAACAAGTTAA GTATGTCAAGCAAACAAGTAGGGAAGCGGTAAGTCCACCAAGGCCCTGCTTCTTACCCATTTCGGAACCCATTCCCGTACCATCTCAGAGAAGTATAGCTCAGCCGTCATCTCCTTCTACTAATACAAGATCTGGGAGCAGCGTCGTTCCACGTTCTCAACCAATCAGTATGAAACGTAGCGTGGATTCGCATAGGAGTCATGCTCCTGATATAGGCTCTCTCAGTCCACCCAGTGTTCAATTCGTGATTGGCACACCACCCAGCAGACG ATTAAGCGAGACACCTCCACCACCAAACACATGGCACGTTAGTCCTGTTGCAAGGTACTCGCATGCTTCCAGTGGAACATCGCCGTTAAGACGTTCAACTGGAAACAACAGTGCATCCTCGCCGCTACTAACAGGGCCGTTGGCAGTGTTAGGTTCGCCTACATCGAGAGCATTTCAGGATAATAACAACACGTTGAGGCATTCACCCGTTATACCTTTTGGTACAAGAGCTGTTACTCTTCCTGAAATATCTG AGGCAGGTAGTTTCCAAAACCTTCTACCAGACATCAATTCTACGATAAAGGATGACCGCCCTCTAACGTTTATCGCTCCCGAGCTCCCGGAGGAAACGCTCTTAGAACGAGAACACAGCGAAATATTAGCGAAGTTGAACTTTGTTGTTGCGTTGTGCGAATGTGTGTGCGAAGTAGCACGAACTAGAGCAGGTCCGTTGGGTGCGCCTTTAGGTGGTATCGAGCAAGCAAGCAACGCGGCGACAAGAAGAAGGGCCGAACAAGTCATTCTACTTGTTCGTGCTCTTCAATGGCTCAGTTCTGGATTAAGTCTTGCGACGCAACAACTCAAAGCTGGCAGGTTACAACCGACTGCCAGCGTTAAAGACG TTGTGAACACAATGAACGAAAAATTCAGATCGTGTCTCGCGGAATGCAAACAGCTGAACAGCGCTGGACTTCTTCATCAGACAGGAGCTACAGCTGACAAAATCCTTTATAATCATGCTATACAAATG TGTCAGTCGGCAGCGTTGGATGAACTGTTTGGTAATCCCGCGGAATGCTTCCAGCGGTATCATACGGCACAGATATTGCTACATTCTTTATCACAGCATGTCAGTCACAGTCAAGATAGAGCTCTCCttattaaat ATAAAGATGCTGTGGAGAAACGCTTGTACGTACTTCAGCAGCAAGGTTACATTTACGCAACAGATCCTACATAG
- the Crcp gene encoding CGRP receptor component, with protein MEVLKECSAYLSNYEVLDMLQNIKANKKQKMKQNQLATITYQTIRYLEETSCKRQSPEKIKDFLKAVESFKLTKCEKLTLLNMCPKKPVEIQLIVEDSEDRLSDEEIESLLQVITNFLGEEEQVEEDG; from the exons ATGGAGGT aCTCAAGGAATGTTCGGCATACTTAAGCAACTACGAAGTTCTGGATATGTTGCAAAATATAAAGGCAAATAAGAAACAGAAGATGAAACAAAATCAATTGGCAACTATAACTTACCAAACTATACGATACTTAGAAGAAACCTCTTGTAAAAGACAGTCTCCtgaaaagataaaagattttcTTAAAGCTGTAGAATCTTTCAAGTTGACAAAATGTGAAAAGTTAACTCTTTTAAACATGTGTCCCAAAAAACCCGTTGAAATACAACTG ATCGTGGAAGACAGCGAAGATCGCTTGTCCGACGAGGAAATAGAATCTTTACTTCAAGTGATAACAAATTTCCTAGGCGAAGAAGAGCAAGTCGAGGAAGACGGGTAA
- the Denr gene encoding density-regulated protein: MSAGEQPDLRLGPDPNVTYPIQVQYCGNCSFPIEYCEYYPEYEKCKQWLERNLPTEFEKVKLVEDNTTEAGGGEDEKKRQKRGGKGMLKTKKKEDVPKLVTVSRAPRGKKKSVTVVTGLSTFDIDLKVAAKFFGSKFACGSSVTGDDEIVIQGDVKDDLFEVIPEKWPQIDEDSIDDLGDQKR; the protein is encoded by the exons ATGTCGGCAGGAGAACAACCAGACTTACGGTTAGGACCAGATCCTAATGTCACTTATCCGATTCAAGTACAATACTGTGGGAACTGTTCTTTTCCCATCGAG TATTGCGAATATTATCCGGAATACGAAAAATGCAAGCAATGGCTGGAAAGAAATTTGCCAACAGAATTTGAGAAAGTAAAGCTag TTGAAGACAACACTACCGAAGCAGGAGGAGGTGAAGATGAAAAGAAAAGACAGAAACGCGGTGGCAAAGGCATGCTTAAGACTAAGAAGAAAGAAGATGTTCCTAAGTTAGTGACCGTATCTAGAGCACCTAGAGGAAAGAAGAAATCTGTTACTGTTGTGACTGGACTTAGTACTTTCG ACATTGACTTGAAAGTAGCTGCAAAGTTTTTTGGTAGTAAATTCGCATGCGGATCCAGCGTAACAGGAGATGACGAAATAGTCATACAGGGAGACGTGAAAGATGATCTGTTCGAGGTGATTCCAGAAAAGTGGCCACAG ATCGACGAAGACTCTATAGATGACCTTGGCGATCAAAAGAGATAA